A part of Myxococcus landrumus genomic DNA contains:
- the purH gene encoding bifunctional phosphoribosylaminoimidazolecarboxamide formyltransferase/IMP cyclohydrolase produces the protein MLALLSVSDKRGLVPFAQGLVHLGFRLLSTGGTLEALKGAGIPATQVSEHTKSPEILGGRVKTLHPRIHGGILGRLELEADREEMKAHGIEPISLVAVNLYPFRQTVASGAAEAEVIEQIDIGGPAMVRASAKNFRHVAVVVDPDDYPAVLAELEQQKAVGDSTRRKLMRKAFAHTAAYDASISAWLSAQAAEPFPGELSLSFRKAQDLRYGENPHQRGAFYREHSAPSEPTVGFAKVLQGKELSYNNILDLDAALGLVLEFPERPTAVIIKHNTPCGVAVDDALVKAYRTARAVDEISAFGGIVALNREVDELTAQAMAETFLEAVIAPSYSQAALQVLSAKKNLRLLEAGPALASPTARPRAQLDGRSVSGGLLLMDRDAVEPELSWKVVSKRSPTPDEERALRFAWKVCKHVKSNAIVFSSGSQLLAQGGGQTNRVDSVRIAMQRGGEVLKGSAVASDAFFPFRDGLDEAARAGATCVIHPGGSVRDAEVIAAADEHGMAMVVTGVRHFRH, from the coding sequence GTGCTGGCTCTCCTCAGCGTTTCCGATAAGCGAGGTCTGGTTCCCTTCGCCCAGGGGCTGGTTCACCTGGGCTTCCGCTTGCTGTCGACGGGAGGGACGTTGGAGGCGCTCAAGGGCGCCGGAATCCCCGCCACGCAGGTGTCCGAGCACACGAAGAGCCCCGAGATACTCGGCGGCCGCGTGAAGACGCTCCACCCGCGCATCCATGGCGGCATCCTGGGCCGCCTGGAGCTGGAGGCGGACCGGGAGGAGATGAAGGCGCACGGCATCGAGCCCATCTCCCTGGTCGCGGTGAACCTCTATCCCTTCCGTCAGACGGTGGCCTCGGGCGCCGCGGAAGCGGAGGTCATCGAGCAGATTGATATCGGCGGGCCAGCGATGGTGCGCGCCTCGGCGAAGAACTTCCGCCACGTGGCCGTCGTCGTGGACCCGGACGACTATCCCGCGGTGCTCGCGGAGCTGGAGCAGCAGAAGGCGGTGGGCGACTCCACGCGCCGCAAGCTGATGCGCAAGGCGTTCGCGCACACGGCGGCCTACGACGCGTCCATCTCCGCCTGGCTGTCCGCCCAGGCGGCGGAGCCCTTCCCCGGCGAGCTGTCGCTGTCGTTCCGCAAGGCGCAGGACCTGCGCTACGGCGAGAACCCGCATCAGCGCGGCGCCTTCTATCGCGAGCACTCGGCGCCCTCGGAGCCGACGGTGGGCTTCGCGAAGGTGCTTCAGGGCAAGGAGCTCTCGTACAACAACATCCTGGACCTGGATGCCGCGCTGGGGTTGGTGCTGGAGTTCCCGGAGCGGCCCACCGCGGTCATCATCAAGCACAACACGCCGTGTGGCGTGGCGGTGGATGACGCGCTGGTGAAGGCGTACCGCACGGCGCGGGCGGTGGATGAGATCTCCGCCTTCGGTGGCATCGTGGCGCTCAACCGCGAGGTGGATGAGCTCACCGCCCAGGCCATGGCGGAGACCTTCCTGGAGGCGGTCATCGCGCCGTCGTACTCGCAGGCGGCGCTCCAGGTGCTCTCGGCGAAGAAGAACCTGCGGCTGCTGGAGGCGGGGCCCGCCTTGGCGTCGCCGACCGCCCGGCCCCGAGCCCAGCTGGATGGGCGGAGCGTCTCCGGGGGGCTGCTCCTCATGGACCGCGACGCGGTGGAGCCGGAGCTCTCCTGGAAGGTGGTGTCAAAACGGTCCCCCACCCCAGACGAGGAGCGGGCCCTCCGGTTTGCCTGGAAGGTCTGCAAGCACGTCAAGAGCAACGCCATCGTGTTCTCATCGGGGAGCCAGCTCTTGGCGCAGGGCGGCGGACAGACGAACCGGGTGGACTCGGTCCGAATCGCGATGCAGCGCGGCGGAGAGGTGCTCAAGGGGAGCGCGGTGGCCTCGGACGCCTTCTTCCCCTTCCGGGACGGCCTGGACGAGGCGGCCCGGGCCGGGGCGACCTGCGTCATCCACCCCGGGGGCTCTGTTCGGGATGCGGAGGTCATCGCCGCCGCCGATGAACATGGGATGGCCATGGTGGTGACGGGAGTGCGACACTTCCGCCACTGA
- a CDS encoding sigma factor-like helix-turn-helix DNA-binding protein: MSEVKQVEEGGDQAQEDLAQERRRSKTMSRKEMARDLRRRRLTGQVDPEEADLLKQMDDTRPRTRADCVNGPRPCQFVSCKHNLYLDVNPETGSIKLNFPDKEIWELEHTCALDVAEKGGITLEEVGEIMNLTRERIRQVETRGLMKLREATEAEPPVSARKP; the protein is encoded by the coding sequence ATGTCGGAAGTGAAGCAAGTGGAGGAGGGCGGAGACCAGGCGCAAGAGGACCTGGCGCAGGAGCGCCGACGGTCCAAGACGATGTCGCGCAAGGAGATGGCGCGTGATTTGCGTCGTCGCCGTTTGACCGGGCAGGTGGACCCGGAAGAGGCGGACCTGCTCAAGCAGATGGATGACACGCGCCCGCGCACCCGAGCCGACTGCGTCAACGGCCCGCGCCCGTGCCAGTTCGTCTCCTGCAAGCACAATCTCTATCTGGACGTGAATCCGGAGACGGGGTCCATCAAGCTCAACTTCCCGGACAAGGAGATCTGGGAGCTCGAGCACACCTGCGCCCTGGACGTGGCGGAGAAGGGTGGAATCACGCTCGAGGAGGTGGGGGAGATCATGAACCTCACCCGTGAGCGCATCCGCCAGGTGGAGACGCGCGGGTTGATGAAGCTGCGCGAGGCCACGGAGGCCGAGCCTCCTGTCTCGGCCCGCAAGCCCTGA
- a CDS encoding MerR family transcriptional regulator, with protein sequence MEPMDLLDPEEIARIERENAGGLPASAILEIFRPRGVRLSEATFRKYVQAGLLPRSRRVGRKGKHQGSLGLYPVEAVRRINVIKRMMAEGHTLEDIKKSFVFHRNHIDQVERDLGGLLDGLRDELGERAFGGEHRRSLEAELATLRQRAQDLVRDVARLGSAVTAREDESMSSQ encoded by the coding sequence ATGGAACCGATGGACCTGTTGGACCCCGAGGAGATAGCTCGGATTGAGCGCGAGAACGCGGGAGGACTTCCCGCGAGCGCCATCCTGGAAATCTTCCGTCCAAGGGGCGTGCGTCTGTCGGAAGCGACCTTCCGCAAGTACGTCCAGGCGGGTTTGCTACCGAGAAGCCGCCGGGTTGGTCGTAAGGGGAAACACCAGGGGAGCTTGGGTCTCTATCCAGTGGAAGCAGTGCGCCGTATCAACGTCATCAAGCGGATGATGGCGGAGGGGCACACCCTGGAGGACATCAAGAAGTCCTTCGTGTTTCATCGCAACCACATCGACCAGGTGGAGCGGGACCTCGGTGGTCTATTGGATGGGCTGCGGGACGAGTTGGGAGAACGCGCCTTCGGGGGAGAGCACCGTCGTTCGCTCGAGGCGGAGTTGGCAACGCTGCGGCAAAGAGCGCAGGATCTGGTCCGGGACGTGGCCCGGCTGGGCAGCGCAGTCACCGCACGCGAAGACGAATCGATGAGTTCGCAATAA
- a CDS encoding serine/threonine protein kinase — MTLVAGMQIGKYVVRRKLAEGGMAEIYLCTAQGAAGFEKEVVIKRVRSFLASDPEFVGMFIAEARLVSRLNHANVVQIFDFDQHEDTYYLAMEYVRGCSLWELRKRCKEMMDPVPPMLVAHIGAEVARGLHYAHRLKVDGHPLDLVHRDVTPQNVLLSHDGAVKLTDFGIAKAGKKLTQPGVLKGKFAYMSPEQARGEDVDSRTDLFALGIVLWELLTGGRLFDGESELAVLRAVQHSVIPPPARLNPEVPEALDAVVMRALERDPSARFQTAGEMERALAQCVLEHATSVDETDLGAFMRRLFPVSPTQALPAIQERTHVLGDAPAPEGQDSAPSPSRREPTAVLKPGRTQAREPASPDEDVDADTFVLPRRGEEVEGPARPVPMATPRMPLPAIPSSPVGRTSAAADATVQPEGASLEGSVRVPPRTQSRPGGVAVVSEPALVDEAERQAEPTKVGRTKSQSRRLGGSTSESSSGLAARDSVEAESSSLVPADDEEARADRSVPVATGSASSEGAAAGSVWSKPWVLALAVGLGVALVGGAFVVHRFDSGPKPLPASRLSAEGQPRATPPQANAEPAAGPRVAGGGNVQNTTVPAVGAKSPELVAASATAPAQDAADSEAEVEGLKRESVLATPPKSGEEGASQQPARQAAVNPTGLLVVKATPYATVFLDGRRLGEVSGRASYKLAPGTYKLLFNHPAGDKRFEVTITEGATVTREFRPPRSR, encoded by the coding sequence GTGACGCTCGTCGCCGGCATGCAGATCGGCAAGTACGTCGTCCGCCGCAAGCTCGCGGAGGGCGGGATGGCGGAGATCTATCTCTGCACCGCCCAGGGCGCCGCCGGGTTCGAGAAGGAGGTCGTCATCAAGCGGGTGCGCTCGTTCCTCGCGAGCGACCCGGAGTTCGTGGGGATGTTCATCGCGGAGGCGCGCCTCGTCTCGCGGCTGAACCATGCGAACGTGGTGCAGATCTTCGACTTCGACCAGCACGAGGACACGTACTACCTGGCGATGGAGTACGTGCGCGGCTGCTCGCTGTGGGAGCTGCGCAAGCGCTGCAAGGAGATGATGGACCCGGTGCCGCCGATGCTGGTGGCGCACATTGGCGCGGAGGTCGCCCGGGGACTGCACTACGCCCACCGGCTGAAGGTGGACGGGCATCCGTTGGACCTGGTGCACCGCGACGTCACGCCGCAGAACGTGCTGCTGTCGCATGACGGCGCGGTGAAGCTGACGGACTTCGGCATCGCGAAGGCGGGCAAGAAGCTCACGCAGCCCGGCGTACTCAAGGGCAAGTTCGCGTACATGTCCCCAGAGCAGGCGCGGGGCGAGGATGTGGACTCGCGCACGGACCTCTTCGCCCTGGGCATCGTGCTGTGGGAGCTGCTGACGGGCGGGCGGCTGTTCGACGGTGAGTCGGAGCTGGCGGTGCTGCGCGCGGTGCAGCACAGCGTGATTCCGCCCCCGGCCCGGCTCAACCCGGAGGTGCCCGAGGCGCTGGACGCGGTGGTGATGCGCGCGCTGGAGCGAGACCCTTCGGCCCGCTTCCAGACGGCGGGCGAGATGGAGCGCGCCCTGGCGCAGTGTGTGCTGGAGCACGCGACGTCCGTGGATGAAACGGACCTGGGCGCGTTCATGCGGCGGCTGTTCCCCGTGAGCCCGACGCAGGCGTTGCCCGCGATTCAGGAGCGCACGCACGTGCTCGGTGATGCGCCCGCGCCCGAGGGCCAGGACTCCGCGCCGTCTCCGTCGCGCAGGGAGCCCACGGCGGTGCTCAAGCCGGGGCGGACGCAGGCACGGGAGCCTGCCTCGCCGGACGAGGACGTGGACGCGGACACCTTCGTGCTGCCGCGCCGGGGGGAGGAAGTCGAGGGGCCGGCACGGCCCGTGCCCATGGCGACGCCGAGGATGCCGCTGCCCGCGATTCCGTCGTCGCCCGTGGGGCGCACGAGCGCCGCGGCTGACGCGACGGTGCAGCCGGAGGGGGCCTCGCTCGAGGGCTCCGTGCGAGTCCCGCCCCGGACGCAAAGTCGGCCGGGTGGAGTCGCGGTCGTGTCCGAGCCCGCGCTTGTTGACGAGGCCGAGCGTCAGGCCGAGCCGACGAAGGTCGGGCGCACCAAGAGCCAGTCGCGACGTCTGGGGGGCTCGACGAGCGAGTCATCCTCGGGCCTGGCGGCGCGGGACTCGGTGGAGGCCGAGTCCTCCTCGCTCGTGCCAGCGGACGACGAGGAGGCACGGGCTGACCGCTCGGTCCCTGTCGCCACCGGTTCCGCTTCATCGGAGGGCGCCGCTGCTGGCTCGGTCTGGAGCAAGCCGTGGGTGCTGGCGCTGGCCGTGGGCCTGGGCGTGGCGCTCGTCGGCGGGGCCTTCGTGGTGCATCGCTTTGACTCCGGCCCCAAGCCGCTGCCCGCGTCCCGGCTCTCGGCGGAGGGGCAGCCTCGGGCGACCCCGCCCCAGGCGAATGCCGAGCCCGCGGCGGGTCCGCGGGTGGCCGGTGGCGGCAATGTCCAGAACACGACAGTCCCCGCCGTTGGCGCGAAGTCTCCGGAGCTCGTGGCGGCGTCAGCGACGGCTCCCGCGCAGGACGCCGCCGATTCCGAGGCCGAGGTGGAAGGGCTGAAGCGCGAGTCGGTGCTCGCCACGCCCCCGAAGTCCGGCGAGGAGGGCGCCTCCCAGCAGCCCGCGCGCCAGGCCGCCGTGAATCCCACGGGACTGCTGGTGGTGAAGGCCACGCCGTACGCGACGGTGTTCCTGGATGGACGCCGCCTCGGGGAGGTCTCCGGCCGGGCCTCCTACAAGCTGGCCCCGGGCACCTACAAACTGCTCTTCAATCACCCCGCGGGCGACAAGCGCTTCGAAGTCACCATCACCGAAGGTGCCACGGTGACGCGCGAGTTCCGCCCGCCCCGAAGCCGCTGA
- a CDS encoding serine/threonine-protein kinase encodes MTIETYGRYQLLKRLAMGGMAQLYLARQPGPEGFEKLVVVKRILPHLAENDDFVKMFLDEARIAARLNHANVVQIFDLGAQDDSFFIAMEYIHGEDMRRVWKQSEAMAQPVPVPLVCRILIEACAGLDYAHKRTDPTTGKPLGIVHRDVSPQNILVTFEGGVKVVDFGIAKAADQATVTRSGVLKGKYSYMSPEQAAGQRVDCRADIFALGVVLYELLTSTRLFKRGSDIQTLAAVAECKVAPPSQVSSRVPQDLDAIVLKALAKDPAARYQEAVHLQLALEEWLSERRLPSSTAHVAAYMKEIYAERLASEARSGELPSEDSPDSASGSGRQEAGARRTGLRPALPRTSGTSEGETAALRPRGTGKTGRIELSSPGARLSGQRKAVEPVAPDKTSRSGMGAVPAQPRVEEDAPTVDGRAASRATLTDVKAATEPKPAEVRASTRPVPMVHHVEEDAPTLAMPELAGPLPRPSRVALPLPQVDDDMEEDAPTLSLGMSRPGRKKPGVARPVETPPPPSRLGWWIPAVGLGVVVLVLLWAWLKPEPVVLAPARVETVPAGARVVFDGQEMPARTPLTLPEMPEGRYSLVLYREGYQELRTELEIKNSGPVPLGVLRLVPVVQRAPAPEATASEVSQPPAPPTETAPAVKVRLRVDAEPSRAVVIVDGQQRGAAPVVLEVAPGVALAVRVEAEKYRPGERTVTVGSGPEQVERFTLQPEEQRAPPTVRAPRPEARVESRTAKVRFAVRPWAEVTCGGKKLGETPFEEVELRLGTYDCKFFNPDLKKTVSRRIEVKPIELNVVSVKLE; translated from the coding sequence GTGACCATTGAAACGTATGGCAGGTACCAGCTCCTGAAGCGGCTCGCCATGGGCGGGATGGCGCAGTTGTACCTCGCGCGCCAGCCGGGCCCGGAGGGCTTCGAGAAGCTGGTGGTGGTGAAGCGAATCCTCCCGCACCTCGCGGAGAACGACGACTTCGTCAAGATGTTCCTGGACGAGGCGCGCATCGCGGCGCGGCTCAATCACGCCAACGTCGTGCAGATTTTCGACCTGGGCGCGCAGGACGACTCGTTCTTCATCGCCATGGAGTACATCCACGGCGAGGACATGCGCCGGGTGTGGAAGCAGTCGGAGGCCATGGCGCAGCCGGTGCCGGTGCCGCTGGTGTGCCGCATCCTCATCGAGGCCTGCGCGGGCCTGGACTACGCGCACAAGCGCACGGACCCGACGACGGGAAAGCCCCTGGGCATCGTCCACCGCGACGTGTCGCCGCAGAACATCCTCGTGACGTTCGAGGGTGGGGTGAAGGTGGTGGACTTCGGTATCGCCAAGGCGGCGGACCAGGCCACGGTGACGCGTTCGGGCGTGCTGAAGGGCAAGTATTCGTACATGTCGCCGGAGCAGGCGGCAGGGCAGCGGGTGGACTGCCGCGCGGACATCTTCGCGTTGGGCGTGGTGCTGTACGAGTTGCTCACGAGCACGCGGTTGTTCAAGCGGGGCAGCGACATCCAGACGCTCGCGGCGGTGGCCGAGTGCAAGGTGGCGCCGCCGTCGCAGGTGTCCTCGCGGGTGCCGCAGGACCTGGACGCCATCGTGCTCAAGGCGTTGGCGAAGGACCCGGCGGCCCGCTACCAGGAGGCCGTGCATCTGCAGCTCGCGCTGGAGGAGTGGCTGAGCGAGCGCCGGCTGCCGTCGTCCACGGCGCATGTCGCCGCGTACATGAAGGAGATCTACGCGGAGCGGCTGGCCTCCGAGGCCCGCTCGGGCGAGCTGCCCTCGGAAGATTCCCCCGACTCCGCGTCGGGTTCGGGACGGCAGGAGGCGGGCGCGCGGCGCACCGGGTTGCGGCCCGCGCTGCCGCGCACCAGCGGCACGTCCGAGGGTGAGACGGCGGCGCTGCGTCCGCGCGGCACGGGCAAGACGGGACGCATCGAGCTGTCGTCGCCGGGGGCTCGGCTGTCGGGCCAGCGCAAGGCGGTGGAGCCGGTCGCGCCGGACAAGACGTCTCGCTCGGGGATGGGCGCGGTGCCGGCGCAGCCTCGGGTGGAGGAGGACGCGCCGACGGTGGATGGACGCGCCGCTTCCCGCGCGACGCTGACGGACGTGAAGGCCGCGACCGAGCCGAAGCCGGCGGAGGTCCGGGCCTCGACGCGGCCGGTGCCCATGGTCCATCACGTGGAAGAGGACGCGCCGACGCTCGCGATGCCGGAGCTGGCGGGGCCACTTCCGAGGCCGTCGCGGGTGGCGCTGCCGCTGCCGCAGGTGGACGACGACATGGAGGAGGACGCGCCCACGCTGTCGCTGGGCATGTCGCGCCCCGGTCGCAAGAAGCCAGGCGTCGCGCGTCCGGTGGAGACGCCTCCGCCCCCGTCCCGATTGGGGTGGTGGATTCCCGCGGTGGGTCTGGGCGTCGTGGTGCTGGTGCTGTTGTGGGCCTGGCTGAAGCCGGAGCCCGTGGTGCTGGCGCCGGCGAGGGTGGAGACCGTTCCGGCTGGCGCGCGCGTGGTGTTCGACGGGCAGGAGATGCCGGCGCGCACGCCGCTGACGCTGCCGGAGATGCCCGAGGGGCGCTACTCGCTCGTGCTCTACCGGGAGGGCTACCAGGAGCTGCGGACGGAGCTGGAGATCAAGAACTCCGGTCCAGTGCCGCTGGGGGTGTTGAGGCTGGTGCCGGTGGTGCAGCGGGCGCCCGCCCCGGAGGCCACGGCCTCGGAGGTGTCTCAGCCCCCCGCGCCGCCCACGGAGACCGCGCCCGCGGTGAAGGTCCGGTTGCGCGTGGACGCGGAGCCGTCCCGAGCGGTGGTCATCGTGGATGGTCAGCAGCGAGGCGCGGCGCCGGTGGTGCTGGAGGTCGCGCCGGGCGTGGCGCTGGCGGTCCGGGTGGAGGCCGAGAAGTACCGGCCAGGCGAGCGCACGGTGACGGTGGGCTCGGGGCCGGAGCAGGTGGAGCGCTTCACGTTGCAGCCGGAGGAGCAGCGCGCGCCGCCGACCGTCCGAGCGCCGAGGCCGGAAGCCCGGGTGGAGTCACGCACGGCGAAGGTGCGCTTCGCGGTGCGCCCCTGGGCTGAAGTCACGTGTGGAGGCAAGAAGCTGGGGGAGACGCCGTTCGAAGAGGTCGAACTGCGGCTGGGCACCTACGACTGCAAGTTCTTCAATCCGGACCTCAAGAAGACGGTCAGTCGGCGTATCGAGGTCAAGCCCATCGAGCTCAACGTGGTGAGCGTGAAGCTGGAATAA